One genomic window of Thalassoroseus pseudoceratinae includes the following:
- a CDS encoding endonuclease/exonuclease/phosphatase family protein, with amino-acid sequence MTLSAQEKTNSASHNAPIKVMSFNIRYGAANDGENHWKHRANLVGETIELFNPDLLGTQEVLKFQAEFLKEKLPEYGFHGVGRQDGTEEGEYVPVMYRKDRFKVIDSGFYWLSETPDVPGSKSWDSSLPRMASWVKLEDLQSNGSEFVFVNTHFDHRGPSARLESARLIRRQVDKLERQGIPVIITGDFNTTEDGQPYQALVQGPNDDDKPLVDSYRQSYPERSRNEATFSRWVGHREGSRIDWILHSQDFTTLNSSINYTNENGKHPSDHYPVQAILRLKPQR; translated from the coding sequence ATGACATTATCCGCTCAAGAAAAGACGAACAGCGCAAGTCACAACGCACCGATCAAAGTCATGAGTTTCAACATCCGCTATGGTGCGGCTAACGACGGTGAGAACCATTGGAAACATCGAGCCAACCTAGTCGGGGAAACGATCGAATTGTTCAACCCGGATTTACTAGGCACTCAAGAGGTACTCAAGTTCCAAGCGGAATTCTTGAAAGAGAAACTTCCCGAATATGGGTTTCATGGGGTCGGCCGCCAAGATGGAACTGAAGAAGGTGAGTATGTCCCGGTGATGTATCGGAAGGATCGTTTCAAAGTGATTGATTCGGGTTTCTATTGGTTAAGTGAAACCCCTGATGTGCCGGGCAGCAAAAGTTGGGATTCCTCACTGCCCCGCATGGCCTCTTGGGTGAAACTTGAAGACTTGCAGTCGAACGGTTCGGAATTTGTTTTCGTTAATACTCATTTCGATCATCGCGGGCCGTCAGCTCGGCTGGAGTCAGCCCGGTTGATTCGTCGTCAGGTCGACAAATTGGAACGCCAAGGCATCCCTGTGATTATCACTGGTGACTTCAACACCACCGAAGATGGACAACCGTATCAAGCGTTGGTACAAGGCCCCAACGATGACGACAAGCCGCTCGTGGATTCCTATCGGCAAAGCTATCCTGAACGCAGCCGAAACGAAGCGACATTCAGTCGGTGGGTTGGACATCGTGAGGGTTCGCGAATTGATTGGATTCTGCACTCACAAGACTTCACCACACTGAATTCCAGCATCAACTACACCAACGAAAACGGCAAGCATCCTTCGGACCATTACCCGGTCCAAGCAATTCTGAGACTCAA